The sequence AAATCGCTCAAAATATCCAGATCGCCAAGCGCACCCGTCTCATCATTCATGCCATTGCGGGTTAAACGATAGCTTGCCGCAGCGAGCTGAATCGTATCGTTCGCTCCACCAGCGGGACAAGCATCATAGGCCTGGTTGGTATTGGCCGCATAAAGCGCCTCACGCAACGAACATGTGCCATTATCGGCAATAAAATCATCATCCGCCGTTGTTACCACAAAGGTCGTTTGCAGGCTCGCCGCTTGGGCAGGCAACATGAACCCCAGCAGGCTCACAAAACCAATTATAACCAGCAATCCACGGACAAAAGAACCCATAAACCCTCCACAGCCAAAGTAACAGCAAGGCTAGTATCGGCGATGGTGGATATAAACACAATCTAAAAAGCTCGGCTTTTTAGGGCACATTTGTGGAGTTTTTTTGACTGAATGACTCGATTAACGAATCGCGCCAATTTCTGCCATAAACAGGCCGGAAATTGGCGCAACTGCTTGATTCAGCTGTTTAAGCGAAGATTAGGCAAATAAAATTATTGAGCGCAAACTATCTAAGGTTTCTTGAATTGCCTGGGGAATAATTCCATCGTTGGTGATGTCGCTAACGATTGCGCTGATATGTTGTTCTAAAGCTTGTTCGTTGTCATTCCAAATGTAGGGGCGTTCGTGCGAAATCGGCTTGCCTACCACTTCACGCATCGCACTGTAGAGCTTGGCGGTCATCGGCGAAAGTGTTTCAACTGCGTTATAGTGCCCAGTTCGCTTGAAGGTGCGTAAATCGACCGCTTGCACCCCAAAAATCAAGGCAATCGCAATATATTGTTGCAAAGTTTCGATCGTTTGGCGGGCCAAATTAGCCGAACCAAAGCCTTGGCTGTTGATATTTTGGTTAAATTGTTCAGCATGCGTTGGAAAACGATCAGCCAACGAGTTACCCAAAAAGCCCAAAATTGGCATAATCGAGTTGCCCGAAATTTGCAAGCCTTTGAGGCCCATATTGACCTTGCGGTCGGTGTTGCCGACCAAAGAGGCCGATAAGCCATTGTTGAATTGTGGCGAAACCAACAAAGCAATTTGGACATCAAGGTGTTTGGCCATCAAGCCCATGTAATAGCGCAATTGATCCATGCCTACGCCAATGTATTGGCCGAGGAAATTGCCGCCATGATAGCTGGCCCCAGCTTCGGTATTAATTAAAGGATTATCGTTGGCCGAGTTGATTTCGACTCGCAAATGATGGGTGATATAGGCCATACCATCAATGATTGGCCCAAGAAACTGGGGCAAACAGCGCAGCGAATAGCGATCTTGAATCAAATCACCCTCGCGATATTCATGTCGTCCATCAAGTTCATCGCGCGATAACGCCGAGCCTTCTAAAATTTGTAGCATATGGTCGGCGGCCCAAACTTGGCCAGTATGCGCTTTATGCTGATGAATAAACGGGTGGAATGATTGATTGGTGCCTTGCAAGCCTTGAATCATCAACCCATGGATATTCAGCGCCAAGCCCAGCAAAATCCTTGCATCATGCAGCACATTCGAAGCAATCCCCGTCATCACCGATGTGCCATTCATCATGGCCAAGCCTTCTTTGGGCAACAACTGCAAGCGTGGCAAGTTGAGCCGTTCCAAAGCCTCAAGACAATCAATATTTTCGCCATCAAAATCGACGCGGAAGGCGGGATCTGTGCCAAGCAAGGCTCCAGTAATGCTGATTAATGGCACAAGATCGCCGCTAGCCCCAATTGAACCAAACTCGCGCACATGCGGCGTGACATTGGCATTCAAAAACGTCATCATGCGTTGAATAATTTCCAGGCGAATGCCCGAAACCCCGCGCATATGCGAATTGGCGCGTAGCAACATCGCCGCCCGGACATCGGCCAAGGGCAACAATTTGCCAGCGCCAGTTTTGTGATACCAAATGGCATTATTCTGCAAATCGGCAGCTTCCTCGGACGAAATAACCACATCGGCCATGCCACCAAAGCCAGTTGTTACCCCATACACAGGCTTACTAGCTTTAACTGCATCGTTAATGTAGGTACACGAGGCCTCGATCTGTTGCAAGATCTCAGGATTATCAGTTAGCCCAACTGGTTGATTATGGCGAGCCACGCGAACAACGTCCTCAATGGTTAGGCCTGTACCTGTTAGGGTTACTTGGTGGCGCATGTGGTTTTCCAACGTTGAATTTGTTGATAGTCGCTCTAACATGTCCTAAACCTTTCGAATTTAGGCTCCAGCCTCGTTGCGTAAGAGCCGCTTTAACACTTTGCCGGTCGGGTTTTTGGGAATTGAATCAACGACTTTGATTGCGGTTGGCACTTTAAAGCTCGCCATATGTTGGCGACAAAACGCGATAATTGCTTGAATTGGCAGCTGTTGATTGGCTTTGAAGACGATTTGGGCTTCAACGCGTTCTCCAGTAATCGCATCGGCAACCCCATAGACCGCCACTTCAGCAACCTCGGGTAATTGATAGATGACGTTTTCGACTTCAGCGGGGTACACTTTAATCCCAGCAACGTTGATCATATCTTTCAACCGATCAACGATAAATAAATAACCAGCTTGGTCTTTTTTGCCAAGGTCGCCTGTATAAAACCAGCCATCGCGAATTGCTTGCGCGGTTGCGGTTGGATTATTCCAATAGCCCAACATGACATTTGGGCCACGAATAATAATTTCTCCCACCTCATCAGGCAATACTTCGACATCGGTTTCAATATCGACGATTTTTATTTCAACTTGCTCAATTGGCACACCAACCGAGCCAAGTTTATAGTCGGAGATATGATTATAAGCAGCAAACGGTGAGGTTTCAGTTAAACCATAGCCTTCATGAATTGGTAATTTATATTTGGCATACCAACGCTGAGCAATTTCAAGCGGCAAAATTGCTGCTCCTGAGAAGAAATAACGTACTGCATGAAATTGCTCAGGCTCAGTTTTATTCAATAGCAACAGATAAATTGTTGGTACACCAAAAAACATCGTTACTTGATCGGATTGAATTGAACGCAGCACTAAATCAAGATTAAAGCTGCGGTGTAATACAATTGTGGCTCCAGCATTCAGGGCACTATTAAAAATCGCATTTTGGCCAAAACAATGAAAAAGTGGCACGCACAGCAATAAGCGATCGCTTGAGCGCATATCACAATAGCGATTTTTAGCCTGCATATTCGAGATAATATTATGGTGCGAGAGAGTTACACCTTTGGGAAAGCCAGTCGTACCCGATGAATACACAATCGCAGCCGGATCATGGGGTTGCATAGCACGAGCTTGATATTCCTTGGGCGCTGATTCGATTAAGCTGGCTAAACTTGTCGATGCATCAGCCGAA is a genomic window of Chloroflexota bacterium containing:
- a CDS encoding long-chain-fatty-acid--CoA ligase, with translation MNIAQHIEKARLHSPNKLALIFENTHYSYQELDQQANQVANGLAQLGIRVGDRVALFLPNIPEFMFSYLGIIKLGAIAVSLNVQLQYNEIQFIVNDSQATAMITTPELAQRVPITECPSLKHVLVTGSADASTSLASLIESAPKEYQARAMQPHDPAAIVYSSGTTGFPKGVTLSHHNIISNMQAKNRYCDMRSSDRLLLCVPLFHCFGQNAIFNSALNAGATIVLHRSFNLDLVLRSIQSDQVTMFFGVPTIYLLLLNKTEPEQFHAVRYFFSGAAILPLEIAQRWYAKYKLPIHEGYGLTETSPFAAYNHISDYKLGSVGVPIEQVEIKIVDIETDVEVLPDEVGEIIIRGPNVMLGYWNNPTATAQAIRDGWFYTGDLGKKDQAGYLFIVDRLKDMINVAGIKVYPAEVENVIYQLPEVAEVAVYGVADAITGERVEAQIVFKANQQLPIQAIIAFCRQHMASFKVPTAIKVVDSIPKNPTGKVLKRLLRNEAGA
- a CDS encoding aromatic amino acid ammonia-lyase, with amino-acid sequence MRHQVTLTGTGLTIEDVVRVARHNQPVGLTDNPEILQQIEASCTYINDAVKASKPVYGVTTGFGGMADVVISSEEAADLQNNAIWYHKTGAGKLLPLADVRAAMLLRANSHMRGVSGIRLEIIQRMMTFLNANVTPHVREFGSIGASGDLVPLISITGALLGTDPAFRVDFDGENIDCLEALERLNLPRLQLLPKEGLAMMNGTSVMTGIASNVLHDARILLGLALNIHGLMIQGLQGTNQSFHPFIHQHKAHTGQVWAADHMLQILEGSALSRDELDGRHEYREGDLIQDRYSLRCLPQFLGPIIDGMAYITHHLRVEINSANDNPLINTEAGASYHGGNFLGQYIGVGMDQLRYYMGLMAKHLDVQIALLVSPQFNNGLSASLVGNTDRKVNMGLKGLQISGNSIMPILGFLGNSLADRFPTHAEQFNQNINSQGFGSANLARQTIETLQQYIAIALIFGVQAVDLRTFKRTGHYNAVETLSPMTAKLYSAMREVVGKPISHERPYIWNDNEQALEQHISAIVSDITNDGIIPQAIQETLDSLRSIILFA